The following proteins are encoded in a genomic region of Vidua macroura isolate BioBank_ID:100142 chromosome 10, ASM2450914v1, whole genome shotgun sequence:
- the KLHL24 gene encoding kelch-like protein 24 isoform X2, with protein sequence MFDICMPGEKSFADYFTLLNSGAAAVMLLYFPTCMKLPCLWRMCINESFCTEHFIALKKELFLKKAKTSKYIETRKERDFKAEQLTRISSAGFRSTGYSEVIVVVGGCERVGGFNLPYTECYDPVTGEWKSLAKLPEFTKSEYAVCALRNDILVSGGRINSRDVWIYNSQLNIWIRVASLNKGRWRHKMAVLLGKVYVVGGYDGQNRLSSVECYDSFSNRWTEVAPLKEAVSSPAVTSCVGKLFVIGGGPDDNTCSDKVQSYDPDTNSWLLRATIPIAKRCITAVSLNNLIYVAGGLTKAIYCYDPIEDYWMHVQNTFSRQENCGMSVCNGKIYILGGRRENGEATDTILCYDPATGIITGVAAMPRPVSYHGCVTIHRYNEKGFKL encoded by the exons ATGTTTGATATATGCATGCCTGGAGAAAAATCTTTTGCAGATTATTTTACTTTGCTAaactctggagctgctgcagttaTGCTTCTGTACTTCCCCACATGCATGAAGCTCCCGTGTCTCTGGAGAATGTGCATAAATGAGTCTTTTTGCACAGAGCACTTTATTGCACTGAAAAAAG AGTTGTTcctcaaaaaagcaaaaaccagtAAATACATAGAAACCAGGAAGGAACGTGACTTCAAAGCTGAGCAGCTGACAAGAATTTCTTCTGCTGGCTTCAG ATCAACTGGTTATTCTGAGGTGATTGTTGTTGTTGGAGGCTGTGAACGAGTTGGAGGGTTTAATTTGCCATACACAGAGTGCTATGATCCTGTGACAGGAGAGTGGAAGTCACTGGCTAAACTTCCAGAGTTTACCAAGTCTGAGTACGCAGTGTGTGCTTTGCGGAATGATATTCTTGTTTCAG gtGGAAGAATCAATAGCCGGGATGTCTGGATTTATAACTCTCAACTTAACATTTGGATCAGAGTTGCCTCCTTAAATAAAGGCAGATGGAGACATAAAATGGCTGTTCTTCTGGGTAAA GTGTATGTGGTGGGAGGATACGATGGGCAAAACCGCCTGAGCAGTGTGGAGTGCTACGACTCCTTCTCCAATCGCTGGACTGAGGTGGCTCCTctgaaggaggctgtgagctcccctgctgtcaccagctgTGTTGGCAAACTCTTTGTCATCGGGGGTGGCCCTGATGACAACACCTGTTCTGACAAG GTTCAGTCGTATGATCCTGATACCAATTCCTGGTTGCTCCGTGCCACCATCCCTATTGCCAAGAGATGTATCACGGCTGTGTCCCTGAACAACCTGATATACGTTGCTGGTGGGCTCACCAAAGCCATTTACTGCTATGACCCCATTGAGGACTACTGGATGCATGTACAGAATACATTCAGCAGACAG GAGAACTGTGGCATGTCTGTGTGTAATGGAAAAATCTATATTCTTGGTGGAAGACGGGAAAATGGTGAAGCCACAGACACTATTCTTTGTTATGACCCTGCAACGGGCATTATCACAGGAGTAGCAGCCATGCCCAGGCCAGTATCGTATCATGGCTGTGTGACCATTCATAGATACAATGAAAAAGGCtttaaactgtaa
- the KLHL24 gene encoding kelch-like protein 24 isoform X1: MVLILGRRLNREDSGIRDSPATKRKVFEMDPKSLSGPEFFDFSSGSSHAESILQIFNEFRDSRLFTDVIICVEGREFPCHRAVLSACSSYFRAMFCNDHRESREMLVEINGIFAEAMDCFLQYVYTGKVKITTENVQYLFETSSLFQISVLRDACAKFLEEQLDPCNCLGIQRFADTHSLKTLFTKCRNFALQTFEDVSQHEEFLELGKDELIDYICSDELVISKEEMVFEAVMRWVYRAVELRRPVLHELLTHVRLPLLHPNYFVQTVEVDQLIQNSPECYQLLHEARRYHILGNEMMSPRTRPRRSTGYSEVIVVVGGCERVGGFNLPYTECYDPVTGEWKSLAKLPEFTKSEYAVCALRNDILVSGGRINSRDVWIYNSQLNIWIRVASLNKGRWRHKMAVLLGKVYVVGGYDGQNRLSSVECYDSFSNRWTEVAPLKEAVSSPAVTSCVGKLFVIGGGPDDNTCSDKVQSYDPDTNSWLLRATIPIAKRCITAVSLNNLIYVAGGLTKAIYCYDPIEDYWMHVQNTFSRQENCGMSVCNGKIYILGGRRENGEATDTILCYDPATGIITGVAAMPRPVSYHGCVTIHRYNEKGFKL, encoded by the exons ATGGTACTAATACTGGGACGCAGACTGAATAGAGAGGATAGCGGGATACGAGATTCCCCTGCAACCAAGCGGAAAGTTTTTGAAATGGACCCAAAATCGTTGTCAGGCCCTGAGTTTTTCGACTTCTCCTCGGGATCATCCCACGCAGAAAGCATTCTCCAGATCTTCAATGAATTCCGAGACAGCCGGCTGTTCACGGATGTCATCATCTGCGTGGAGGGCCGGGAGTTCCCGTGCCACCGCGCCGTCCTCTCGGCCTGCAGCAGCTACTTCAGAGCTATGTTCTGCAATGAccacagggagagcagagagatGCTGGTGGAGATCAACGGCATTTTTGCTGAAGCCATGGATTGCTTTTTGCAGTACGTGTACACGGGCAAGGTGAAAATCACGACGGAGAACGTGCAGTATCTCTTTGAAACGTCGAGTCTGTTCCAGATCAGCGTCCTGCGTGACGCCTGCGCCAAGttcctggaggagcagctggatccATGCAATTGCCTGGGCATCCAGCGCTTTGCGGACACGCACTCGCTCAAGACACTGTTCACCAAGTGCAGGAACTTCGCGCTGCAGACCTTTGAGGATGTGTCCCAGCATGAAGAattcctggagctggggaaggacgAACTTATTGATTACATTTGCAGTGACGAGCTGGTGATCAGCAAGGAGGAGATGGTGTTCGAGGCCGTGATGCGCTGGGTGTACCGCGCGGTCGAGCTGCGCCGGCCCGTGCTCCACGAGCTCCTGACGCATGTCCGGCTCCCGCTCCTGCACCCTAACTACTTTGTTCAGACTGTAGAAGTTGACCAGCTGATTCAGAATTCCCCAGAGTGCTATCAGCTGCTGCATGAAGCCAGGCGATACCACATCCTTGGAAACGAGATGATGTCTCCCAGAACTAGGCCACGCAG ATCAACTGGTTATTCTGAGGTGATTGTTGTTGTTGGAGGCTGTGAACGAGTTGGAGGGTTTAATTTGCCATACACAGAGTGCTATGATCCTGTGACAGGAGAGTGGAAGTCACTGGCTAAACTTCCAGAGTTTACCAAGTCTGAGTACGCAGTGTGTGCTTTGCGGAATGATATTCTTGTTTCAG gtGGAAGAATCAATAGCCGGGATGTCTGGATTTATAACTCTCAACTTAACATTTGGATCAGAGTTGCCTCCTTAAATAAAGGCAGATGGAGACATAAAATGGCTGTTCTTCTGGGTAAA GTGTATGTGGTGGGAGGATACGATGGGCAAAACCGCCTGAGCAGTGTGGAGTGCTACGACTCCTTCTCCAATCGCTGGACTGAGGTGGCTCCTctgaaggaggctgtgagctcccctgctgtcaccagctgTGTTGGCAAACTCTTTGTCATCGGGGGTGGCCCTGATGACAACACCTGTTCTGACAAG GTTCAGTCGTATGATCCTGATACCAATTCCTGGTTGCTCCGTGCCACCATCCCTATTGCCAAGAGATGTATCACGGCTGTGTCCCTGAACAACCTGATATACGTTGCTGGTGGGCTCACCAAAGCCATTTACTGCTATGACCCCATTGAGGACTACTGGATGCATGTACAGAATACATTCAGCAGACAG GAGAACTGTGGCATGTCTGTGTGTAATGGAAAAATCTATATTCTTGGTGGAAGACGGGAAAATGGTGAAGCCACAGACACTATTCTTTGTTATGACCCTGCAACGGGCATTATCACAGGAGTAGCAGCCATGCCCAGGCCAGTATCGTATCATGGCTGTGTGACCATTCATAGATACAATGAAAAAGGCtttaaactgtaa